From the genome of Cydia strobilella chromosome 21, ilCydStro3.1, whole genome shotgun sequence, one region includes:
- the LOC134751203 gene encoding SOSS complex subunit B homolog, producing MGSTDYVAIKDLKPGMKNINAVFIVLEVGGPTLTKEAREVRTLRVADAGAAVNLSVWDEPGALLMPGDIVRLTRGYAALWRGALTLYAGKSGDIQKVGEFCMLFNEQVNMSEPQPTPPPPPMSTTPPAAAPAQRATPPAVNNNSNNKPFQSDNKMGGHKTYVRGRGHQRNNNRR from the coding sequence ATGGGTAGCACGGACTATGTGGCAATAAAAGACCTGAAACCAGGCATGAAAAACATCAACGCAGTCTTCATAGTTCTTGAAGTCGGCGGACCGACTTTAACCAAAGAGGCTAGAGAGGTCAGGACGCTAAGGGTAGCGGACGCAGGCGCCGCAGTTAACCTATCCGTGTGGGACGAGCCGGGTGCCCTACTTATGCCTGGAGACATCGTTCGGCTCACGAGAGGCTACGCCGCCTTGTGGAGAGGCGCTTTGACTCTGTATGCTGGTAAATCAGGAGATATACAGAAAGTAGGCGAATTCTGTATGTTATTTAATGAACAAGTGAACATGAGTGAGCCACAACCTACGCCCCCTCCACCGCCCATGTCAACCACCCCTCCCGCTGCTGCTCCGGCCCAGCGCGCGACTCCACCAGCCGtcaacaacaacagcaacaacaaacCGTTTCAATCAGACAACAAAATGGGAGGACACAAAACTTATGTTAGAGGACGGGGACATCAGAGAAATAACAACCGCAGGTAG